Genomic window (bacterium BMS3Abin08):
TACCTCATCAAAGGTCTCATTTATATAGTGCTCCATAAGGTCCCCGGCAATCTCCTGAGCGGAATCAAAGGTTATCCTGCCGGAGAGCCCTGTCCATAACTGTCTGATTGGGTAGTCCCGCCTGCTGAAGTGATCCCGGGCCTTCCTTCCGATCGTACTCAGGCTGATCTCAAAGCCCCCGGCCTTCAGTTCCTTGACAAGCCCGTTTGCTCCCTTAATAACATTTGCATTAAAGGCGCCGCACAGCCCCTTGTCACTGGTAAGGACAAGGACCTCAACCGTCTTCCTCGGCCTTACCCTGAGCAGGGGATGCAGATCATCACCCGTGGGTTGTGCAAGGGACATCAAGACCTCGCGCATCTTATCGGAATAGGGACGAAGGGCCATCATGCCTTCCTGGGCACGCCTGAGCTTGGCGGCAGCTACCATCTTCATGGCGCGGGTTATCTTTGAGGTGCTCTTGATCGAGACTATCCGTCTTTTAATGTCCCTTAAAGTCGCCATCTATTTCTCCCTTTTATCGGTCATTGCATACACCCTGAATCGGCGCTGTTTTTAGGCCTTAAAGGTCTCCTTGAATGCCGTAATAGCCTCGCTGAGCCTGTTCTTCAACTCCTCATCAAGGGCCTTCTTTTCCACAATATCCTGTTTCAGGTCCACCTTCTGACTGCGAACAAAACTCAAAAGACCCTGCTCAAAACTACCTATCTCCTCCACATCGAGATCATCGAGAAACCCCTGTGTCCCGGCATAGAGAACGATAATCTGCTCGTCGATGGTCAACGGAGAGTACTGGCCCTGTTTCAGGAGTTCAACCATCCTTTTACCGCGCTCAATCTGCTGGAGAGTGGACTTGTCAAGGTCGGAGCCGAACTG
Coding sequences:
- the atpG gene encoding ATP synthase gamma chain, producing the protein MATLRDIKRRIVSIKSTSKITRAMKMVAAAKLRRAQEGMMALRPYSDKMREVLMSLAQPTGDDLHPLLRVRPRKTVEVLVLTSDKGLCGAFNANVIKGANGLVKELKAGGFEISLSTIGRKARDHFSRRDYPIRQLWTGLSGRITFDSAQEIAGDLMEHYINETFDEVYLVYNEFKSVAIHRVVRLRLLPIGEIVQDESKEMTDFLFEPSEREVFSRLLPKSLEIMVYRAMLESQASEEAARMTAMENATRNAEDMIDRLTLEYNKARQASITMELMDIVGGAEALKGK